The Juglans microcarpa x Juglans regia isolate MS1-56 chromosome 8S, Jm3101_v1.0, whole genome shotgun sequence genome has a window encoding:
- the LOC121244981 gene encoding transcription factor bHLH96-like, whose translation MALEAVIYPRGPFSYGCKDFYYLGGGAGTWGCIDDLAFQEDDDKTLLGFLDHNNIEQGFQSNWDSESPSVMQNVKEWDPNSSPEACTDDQSLTGIRSPPPREVPAPAAGTTTSRRKRKRTKNSKNMEEIENQRMTHIAVERNRRKQMNEYLAVLRSLMPPSYVQRGDQASIVGGAINFVKELEQLLQSKEAHQRRKQQEPESCFPSSQPFAQFFIFPQYSRRAAQCSNTSAAENESMAQNQWAAAAAEADIEVTMVESHANIKILSKKHPRQLLKMVAGFQTLGLTILHLNVTTVDQMVLYSVSVKVEEGCQLNTVDEIAAAVNQMLRRIQEEAAFT comes from the exons atggcattaGAAGCTGTAATTTACCCACGAGGTCCATTTAGTTATGGCTGCAAGGACTTTTACTACTTGGGAGGAGGAGCAGGAACTTGGGGCTGCATCGATGATCTTGCTTTCCAAGAAGATGATGACAAAACCCTTCTTGGCTTTCTCGATCACAACAACATAGAGCAAGGCTTCCAATCAAATTGGGATTCCGAATCTCCTTCTGTGATGCAAAATGTCAAGGAGTGGGATCCGAATTCTTCCCCTGAGGCCTGCACAGATGATCAGTCACTCACAGGAATAAGAAGTCCACCTCCGAGGGAAGTCCCGGCGCCGGCTGCGGGAACCACGACATCTCGGCGCAAGAGAAAGCGCACCAAGAACAGCAAGAACATGGAGGAGATTGAGAATCAGAGGATGACCCACATTGCTGTTGAGCGCAATCGCCGTAAACAGATGAATGAATATCTTGCTGTGCTGCGGTCCTTGATGCCACCTTCTTATGTCCAAAGG GGTGACCAAGCATCCATAGTAGGAGGAGCAATCAATTTTGTAAAGGAATTGGAGCAGCTGCTGCAGTCCAAGGAGGCACATCAGAGGAGAAAGCAGCAAGAACCAGAATCTTGCTTTCCTTCATCACAACCTTTCGCACAGTTCTTCATCTTCCCACAATACTCGAGACGAGCAGCACAGTGCAGCAACACATCTGCTGCAGAAAACGAATCCATGGCTCAGAATCAGTGGGCTGCTGCTGCTGCGGAGGCAGACATAGAAGTAACCATGGTGGAGAGCCATGCCAACATCAAGATACTCTCAAAAAAACATCCCAGACAGCTCTTGAAAATGGTGGCTGGATTTCAAACTCTGGGGCTCACTATTCTCCACCTTAATGTCACCACTGTAGATCAAATGGTGCTTTATTCTGTAAGCGTCAAG GTTGAGGAAGGGTGCCAGTTGAATACGGTGGATGAAATAGCAGCTGCTGTTAATCAAATGCTACGAAGAATTCAAGAAGAAGCTGCTTTCACCTGA
- the LOC121245008 gene encoding uncharacterized protein LOC121245008 yields the protein MSASSSSLLRTALPIGTSPRYPSSFRNPSLLPITSRRNIKSCFLGTGQGLQFLNPGLGDLIVSKTHLWDMAAGISGQPGPLVPSNPSPGSWNVWIAGILASVILPFLGFKWGPLMKLKSEVDTVVQIAEDVTETIERVAEKVEDVAEEVADHLPAGGKLKDAAMFIENLARETAKDAHLVDEVIDKVQEMEDKVESFFEPAVDQGNEMPTEVNGQQK from the exons ATGTCGGCATCAAGTTCATCTCTTTTACGCACTGCTCTTCCCATTGGCACTTCTCCCAGATACCCATCTTCATTTCGTAATCCTAGTCTTCTTCCGATTACCTCAAGACGCAATATTAAAAGCTGTTTTCTTGGAACGGGTCAGGGTTTGCAATTTCTCAACCCCGGCTTGGGAGATCTAATCGTCAGCAAAACACACCTGTG GGACATGGCTGCCGGTATCAGTGGACAACCTGGACCTCTTGTTCCATCTAATCCCTCTCCTGGCTCATG GAATGTTTGGATTGCTGGAATTCTTGCATCAGTAATTCTGCCATTCTTGGGGTTCAAATGGGGGCCAttaatgaaactgaaaa GTGAAGTTGACACGGTGGTGCAGATAGCGGAAGATGTAACGGAGACAATAGAAAGGGTGGCTGAGAAAGTGGAGGATGTAGCAGAAGAGGTTGCCGATCACCTTCCGGCCGGTGGAAAACTAAAAGATGCTGCTATGTTTATCGAAAATTTAGCCAGAGAAACAGCAAAGGATGCCCATTTAGTAGATGAAGTGATTGACAAG GTTCAAGAAATGGAGGACAAAGTGGAGTCATTCTTTGAACCAGCCGTTGATCAAGGAAATGAGATGCCTACAGAAGTAAATGGCCAACAAAAGTAA